From the Chitinolyticbacter meiyuanensis genome, one window contains:
- a CDS encoding baseplate J/gp47 family protein: protein MPLDQPFQKKSFADVAEALLADMAAGGGGRQPLTDVTEGSVVRTLAEAFARELAVCYEQLDHVYRNAYLETAEGGALDNVVALLGLKRRRGGFLEGSVQFSRGTPANEDIHIPAGTLVAGRGVPLCATVDSAVLARGELQVGVGVRAQEAFDGTVKAGQLAVMPRPIAGIETVHNPGDLLLRQREETDAELRQRAQGLVRAANTGTLSAMEEAARSVGINEVRIIEQPNGRPGEIAIILGDADIGDDVRDEARRRIEAVRPAGILFQCDRAETIYVQITATLETGGERSERERKAIEARLTQQLADYIGQLAIGDTVRATKIRAILASHDAVLGVEDTPGLALLTPYIKQANGSLASQVSRYVVENGDIAPGRTGRVVVDLEQLPPRLSLEPSVVNARLTVQLKADPAANRPGIENDLKQLVESINDAVGERRSARLDSKQLAITLKADKPELAKLIHHVRATVIHDRDGRAVELGDGNLPALQANVRGDDFGNRERLLLNPVQWVD, encoded by the coding sequence ATGCCGCTTGACCAGCCGTTCCAGAAGAAATCATTTGCCGACGTCGCCGAGGCGCTGCTCGCCGACATGGCCGCCGGTGGCGGTGGGCGCCAGCCGCTGACCGACGTGACCGAGGGCAGCGTGGTGCGCACTCTCGCCGAGGCGTTCGCCCGCGAGCTCGCCGTGTGCTACGAGCAGCTCGACCATGTCTACCGCAATGCCTACCTGGAGACCGCCGAGGGCGGTGCGCTCGACAACGTGGTGGCGCTGCTCGGCCTGAAGCGCCGCCGCGGCGGTTTTCTCGAGGGCTCGGTACAGTTCAGCCGCGGCACGCCGGCGAATGAGGACATCCATATCCCCGCCGGCACCCTGGTGGCCGGACGTGGGGTGCCGCTGTGCGCCACCGTCGATTCGGCGGTGCTTGCGCGTGGCGAGCTGCAGGTCGGCGTGGGCGTGCGGGCGCAGGAAGCGTTCGATGGCACCGTCAAGGCCGGGCAGCTGGCGGTGATGCCGCGCCCCATCGCCGGCATCGAAACCGTGCACAACCCGGGCGACCTGCTGTTGCGCCAGCGCGAGGAAACCGATGCCGAGCTGCGGCAGCGGGCGCAGGGGCTGGTGCGCGCCGCCAATACCGGTACGCTGTCGGCGATGGAAGAGGCGGCGCGCTCGGTCGGCATCAACGAAGTGCGCATCATCGAGCAGCCCAACGGGCGGCCCGGCGAGATCGCCATCATCCTTGGCGACGCCGATATCGGCGATGACGTGCGCGACGAGGCGCGGCGCCGCATCGAAGCGGTGCGCCCTGCCGGCATCCTGTTCCAGTGCGATCGCGCCGAAACCATCTATGTGCAGATCACCGCCACGCTGGAGACCGGTGGCGAGCGCAGCGAGCGCGAACGCAAGGCCATCGAGGCGCGGCTGACGCAGCAGCTCGCCGACTACATCGGTCAGCTCGCCATCGGCGACACGGTCCGCGCAACCAAGATCCGCGCCATCCTCGCCAGTCACGACGCAGTGCTGGGCGTCGAAGACACGCCGGGCCTGGCACTGCTGACCCCGTACATCAAACAGGCCAATGGCAGCCTGGCTTCCCAGGTCAGCCGCTATGTGGTCGAGAACGGCGATATCGCCCCGGGCCGCACCGGCAGGGTGGTGGTCGATCTGGAGCAGTTGCCACCGCGACTCAGCCTCGAGCCGTCGGTGGTCAACGCGCGCTTGACCGTGCAGCTGAAGGCCGATCCGGCCGCCAACCGTCCGGGCATCGAGAACGATCTCAAGCAGCTGGTCGAATCGATCAATGATGCCGTGGGCGAGCGCCGTTCGGCACGGCTGGACAGCAAGCAGCTTGCCATCACGCTGAAGGCCGACAAGCCGGAGCTTGCCAAGCTGATTCATCACGTGCGCGCCACGGTGATCCACGATCGCGATGGCCGCGCCGTGGAGCTGGGCGACGGCAACCTGCCGGCGCTGCAGGCCAATGTGCGGGGCGACGATTTCGGCAACCGCGAGCGCCTGTTGCTCAACCCGGTGCAGTGGGTGGACTAG